Within the Streptosporangiales bacterium genome, the region GGGCAGCCCGAACTTCGCCACCAGGCGGTCGCTGAACGGGTGCGGGTGCAGCCGCGCCAGGAGGACGGGCAGCTCGCCGCGACACACCTCGACCCGCGCACCCGGTGCCAGCTCGACCGCCCGCCGCCCGTCGCACCACATGACGCCGTGCGTGGTGCGGTCGGGCACCAGCTGCACGGTGATCGACGAGTCGGGCGCGACGACGAGCGGGCGGGCGAACAGCGCGTGCGCGCTGATGGGGACCACGAGCAGCGCGTCGACCTCGGGCCACACCACGGGACCGCCGCACGAGAACGCGTACGCCGTCGAGCCGGTCGGCGTCGCGCACACGACGCCGTCGCAGCCCCAACGCGACAGCGGGTGGCCGTCGACGCCCACCATGAGCTCGAGCATCCGCTCGCGCTCGGCCTTCTCGACCGACGCCTCGTTGAGCGCCCAGGTGCGGTAGACCTCGTCGCCGTCGCGGAGCACGCGGACGTCGAGGGTGGTGCGCTCCTCGACGTCGTAGCGCGCGTGGACGATCCGGTCGAGCAGGGTGCTCAGGTCGTCGCGCTCGGCCTCGGCGAGGAAGCCGACGTGGCCGAGGTTGACGCCGAGCAGCGGAGTGCCCGCCGGCCTGGCCAGCTCGGCCGCGCGCAGCAGCGTGCCGTCGCCACCGAGCACGATCACCAGCCGCGCACCGCTCGCGGCGCCCGGCCCGGACTCGACGACCTCCACCCCGGCGACATCGAGTTCGGCGGCCTCGGCGTCGAGGACGCGTACCGGCACGCCGCCGTCGCGCAGGTGGTCGACGAGCAGCTGCGTGCTGCGTACCGCCGCCTGCCGGCCGGTATGGGCGACGAGCAGGACGGGCGCTGCCGGGTCGGCTGGTGGTGGGCTCACGCGCTGGCACCCACGACGCGCGAGACGAGATCGCCGGGAACGGAGTCGGGTCCGCCGCGGACCCAGAGCAGGTACTCGACGTTGCCGCGGACGCCGGGCAGGTCGCTCCCGACGAGGCCACCGACACCGAGGTCGAGCTCGTGCGCGGCCGCGACCACGCCGTCGACGGCCTCCCGGCGCAGCCGGGGCGATCTGACGACCCCGGTGGACCTGAGCGCCCGCCGGCCCACCTCGAACTGCGGCTTCACCAGGA harbors:
- a CDS encoding NAD kinase; this encodes MSPPPADPAAPVLLVAHTGRQAAVRSTQLLVDHLRDGGVPVRVLDAEAAELDVAGVEVVESGPGAASGARLVIVLGGDGTLLRAAELARPAGTPLLGVNLGHVGFLAEAERDDLSTLLDRIVHARYDVEERTTLDVRVLRDGDEVYRTWALNEASVEKAERERMLELMVGVDGHPLSRWGCDGVVCATPTGSTAYAFSCGGPVVWPEVDALLVVPISAHALFARPLVVAPDSSITVQLVPDRTTHGVMWCDGRRAVELAPGARVEVCRGELPVLLARLHPHPFSDRLVAKFGLPVQGWRGQVADDKEIDDAVGG